One region of Oxalobacteraceae bacterium OTU3CAMAD1 genomic DNA includes:
- a CDS encoding symmetrical bis(5'-nucleosyl)-tetraphosphatase: MKTYVIGDLQGCHEQALSMLDRIRAHAAEVGVAEPAILFAGDLINRGPDSLATLRHVRKLCMASGGLIDSVLGNHDLHLLAVAYGIRPEHKSDTLADILHAPDRDELIDWVRRRPLAIQVQGHVLVHAGLLPQWSADEAIALAGEVQEMLRGPDESFAEFLAEMYGNLPDQWSDDLRGADRLRCIINAMTRLRFCTADGVMDFKMKESGTADPASGLMPWFEVPGRRTARDTVVFGHWSALGLTLKPNLIGLDSGCVWGGQLSAVCLEDRSVLQVQCPEFQEPSSKKKAA; this comes from the coding sequence ATGAAAACCTATGTAATCGGGGATTTGCAAGGCTGCCACGAGCAGGCCTTGTCCATGCTCGACCGCATACGCGCGCACGCGGCCGAGGTCGGCGTGGCCGAACCCGCCATCCTGTTCGCCGGCGACCTGATCAACCGCGGCCCGGACTCGCTGGCCACGCTGCGCCACGTGCGCAAACTGTGCATGGCTAGCGGCGGCCTCATCGACAGCGTGCTGGGCAACCACGACCTGCACCTGCTGGCCGTGGCCTACGGCATCCGTCCGGAGCACAAATCCGACACCCTGGCCGACATCCTGCACGCGCCCGACCGTGACGAGCTGATCGATTGGGTGCGGCGCCGTCCGCTGGCGATCCAGGTGCAAGGTCATGTGCTGGTGCACGCGGGCCTGCTGCCGCAGTGGAGCGCCGACGAGGCCATCGCGCTGGCCGGCGAGGTGCAGGAAATGCTGCGCGGGCCGGACGAAAGCTTCGCCGAATTCCTGGCGGAGATGTACGGCAACCTGCCCGATCAATGGTCGGACGACTTGCGCGGCGCCGACCGGCTGCGCTGCATCATCAACGCCATGACGCGGCTGCGCTTCTGCACCGCCGACGGCGTGATGGATTTCAAGATGAAGGAAAGCGGCACGGCCGACCCGGCGTCAGGCCTGATGCCGTGGTTCGAAGTGCCGGGCCGGCGCACGGCGCGCGACACCGTGGTGTTCGGGCACTGGTCGGCGTTGGGGCTGACGTTGAAGCCCAACCTGATCGGCCTCGACAGTGGCTGCGTGTGGGGCGGGCAGTTGTCGGCCGTGTGCCTGGAGGACCGCAGCGTGCTGCAGGTGCAATGCCCGGAGTTCCAGGA